The following proteins come from a genomic window of Kwoniella bestiolae CBS 10118 chromosome 3, complete sequence:
- a CDS encoding AdoMet-dependent rRNA methyltransferase SPB1 produces the protein MGKHDKKTGKGRLDKFYRLAKEQGYRARSAFKLVHLNRKYDLLSKSKCVIDLCAAPGGWLQVAEKYMPKGSLIIGVDLNPIKPLPHVTTFVSDITTPHCRQMLKQHMHDWKADLVMHDGAPNVGSAWVQDAFTQNELVLQSLKLATEFLVKGGNFVTKVFRSQDYNSLMWVFGQLFKSVEATKPPSSRNVSAEIFVVCRDFIAPKHIDPKFLDPKHVFKDLAPLPTSITDLPNTTEEASVAATQASTSTAAAAAARLAANSHAHSNVFAPEKKRRHREGYADGDYTLYHTATATDFIKGVDPVLLLGGMNKITFDSDEEKQWLKSRHTTPDVIANCNDLKVLGKGDFKALMKWRLAIRLEIGLDVKAETTADATEEITVEPIDEEEQITEDLKKLQEAKSARTKRERKRANEKKAKDLLKLQLNMTAPEDLDTNDLALKGEEEIFDLEEGEAEAKRQGKSSRKSLRDIVNDEDGMDLSSSSSEDEGDDEDDEVLDSDEERERKTAMLEGELDGLYETYKERMQERDAKWKVKNERNKDKNFDAWHGIRENGSDNEDEEKEEEEEEEEGGWDLLQGKKADDQDSDSDSDDEDEGLDGEEEEEEKPKKIKKREFQFEQPKSAASRKNTSLVTSLQESEKRAQMSRQAQLWFDQSVFKGMDDLAALDGDEEEDETEVEEDDEDEDVEMDSEDEEDEDEDEDDEGSSTLQDDRDDVDFEIVPQEEEDDGTGWDVEDEDQDEVKRKIIKDKGLLTAEAVTLATSLVNRQITASQLIDQGFNKLSSFNKDGLPSWFLDDESKYYKPNIPITKEAVEALKARQRALDARPIKKVAEAKQRKKFKAVQRMEKAKRKADDVMGSEEMGDGEKARQVRRMLAKAARGKQKAAEKKIVVAKGVNRGVKGRPKGVKGKYKIVDSRMRKEVRALKRIKKANKKR, from the exons ATGGGTAAACACGACAAGAAGACAGGTAAAGGGCGTCTGGATAAGTTCTATCGATTAGCGAAAGAGCAGGGTTACAGAGCTCGTTCCGCTTT CAAGCTTGTCCACTTGAACAGAAAGTATGATCTCctatcaaaatcaaaatgTGTGATCGATCTGTGTGCCGCCCCAGGAGGTTGGCTCCAAGTAGCAGAGAAGTACATGCCCAAAGGctccctcatcatcggtGTGGACTTGAACCCTATCAAACCCCTACCTCACGTCACAACATTCGTATCAGATATCACCACCCCGCACTGTCGACAGATGCTCAAACAGCATATGCACGATTGGAAAGCCGACCTGGTCATGCACGATGGTGCCCCCAACGTCGGTTCAGCATGGGTGCAAGATGCTTTCACCCAGAACGAATTGGTCTTGCAATCTTTGAAGTTGGCTACGGAGTTCTTAGTCAAGGGAGGTAATTTTGTGACAAAGGTTTTCAGATCGCAGGATTATAATTCCTTGATGTGGGTTTTTGGACAGCTGTTCAAGAGTGTGGAAGCTACCAAACCCCCTTCGTCGAG AAACGTATCCGCAGAAATCTTCGTCGTCTGCAGAGACTTCATCGCCCCCAAACACATTGACCCCAAATTCCTCGATCCCAAACACGTATTCAAAGACCTCGCACCCCTCCCTACATCCATCACCGATCTTCCCAACACAACCGAAGAAGCTTCCGTCGCTGCCACTCAagcatccacctccaccgcTGCTGCTGCAGCTGCTCGATTGGCTGCGAACTCGCATGCCCATTCCAACGTATTTGCGCCggagaagaaaaggagacATAGAGAGGGTTATGCCGATGGTGATTACACGTTGTATCATACTGCGACAGCAACGGATTTTATCAAGGGTGTTGATCCTGTCTTATTGTTGGGTGGTATGAACAAGATAACTTTCGACTCGGATGAGGAGAAACA ATGGCTCAAATCTCGACATACCACTCCTGATGTCATAGCCAACTGTAACGATCTCAAAGTATTGGGTAAAGGTGATTTCAAGGCATTGATGAAATGGAGATTAGCCATCAGACTTGAGATCGGTTTGGATGTCAAAGCGGAGACTACTGCAGATGCCACCGAGGAAATCACCGTCGAACCCatagatgaggaggaacaaaTCACagaggat CTGAAGAAACTCCAAGAAGCCAAATCCGCCCGAACGAAGCGAGAGAGAAAGCGAGCCAACGAGAAGAAAGCCAAAGATCTCCTCAAACTCCAATTGAACATGACTGCCCCCGAGGATCTAGATACCAACGATCTAGCTTtgaaaggtgaagaagagatattcgatctggaagagggtgaagcAGAAGCGAAGAGACAAGGGAAATCAAGTAGAAAGTCATTAAGGGATATAGTAaacgatgaagatgggatggacctttcctcgtcttcctctgaagatgagggcgatgatgaagatgatgaggtactagattcggatgaagagagggaaaggaaaacTGCgatgttggaaggtgaacTAGATGGGTTGTATGAGACCTACAAGGAAAGGATGCAGGAGAGGGACGCGAAGTGGAAAGTCAAGAATGAACGAAACAAGGATAAGAACTTTGATGCGTGGCATGGTATTAGAGAAAACGGCTCCGAcaatgaagatgaggagaaagaagaagaggaggaggaggaggaaggtggttggGATTTGTTACAGGGTAAGAAAGCGGATGATCAAGATTCTGATTCCGATtcggatgacgaggatgaaggtttggatggagaggaggaggaagaggagaagcCTAAGAaaatcaagaagagagagtTTCAATTCGAACAGCCTAAATCTGCTGCTAGTAGGAAGAACACCTCGCTGGTCACTTCGCTGCAGGAGAGTGAGAAACGAGCTCAGATGAGCCGACAGGCGCAATTGTGGTTCGATCAGTCTGTTTTCAAGGGTATGGACGATCTTGCTGCGTTGGAtggagacgaggaggaggatgagactgaggtcgaagaagatgatgaagatgaggatgtcgagaTGGACtccgaagacgaagaggacgaggacgaggacgaggacgatgaaggtAGTTCGACATTGCAAGATGATCGG GACGATGTCGACTTTGAGATTGTTcctcaggaggaagaggacgacgGTACTGGGTGGGacgttgaggatgaggaccAGGATGAGgtaaagaggaagatcatcaagg ACAAAGGCCTCCTCACAGCCGAAGCAGTGACCCTCGCCACTTCTCTGGTCAACCGACAAATAACAGCCTCTCAACTGATAGACCAAGGATTCAACAAGctctcatcattcaacaaAGACGGTTTACCATCCTGGTTCCTAGATGACGAATCAAAGTACTACAAACCCAATATCCCCATTACCAAAGAAGCTGTCGAAGCTCTCAAAGCGCGTCAGCGTGCATTAGATGCCAGACCTATCAAGAAGGTTGCTGAGGCGAAACAGCGAAAGAAGTTCAAGGCTGTACAACGTATGGAGAAGGCCAAGAGGAAGGCAGACGACGTTATGGGttcggaggagatgggagatggcGAAAAGGCCCGACAGGTCAGGAGGATGTTGGCGAAGGCTGCTAGGGGGAAGCAGAAGGCggctgagaagaagatcgtaGTTGCTAAGGGTGTTAATAGGGGTGTTAAAGGACGACCAAAGGGTGTTAAGGGGAAGTATAAGATTGTGGAttcgaggatgaggaaggag GTGAGAGCGTTGAAACGAATCAAGAAGGCCAACAAGAAGCGATAG